The Plodia interpunctella isolate USDA-ARS_2022_Savannah chromosome 11, ilPloInte3.2, whole genome shotgun sequence genome includes a window with the following:
- the LOC128673491 gene encoding U6 snRNA-associated Sm-like protein LSm5 — protein MAQGALPNPNTLLPLELVDKCIGSRIHIIMKNDKEMVGTLQGFDDFVNMLLDDVTEYESTPEGRKITKLDQILLNGNNIAMLVPGGEMPGENYDGQ, from the coding sequence ATGGCACAAGGTGCTTTACCCAACCCAAACACATTGTTACCTTTGGAGCTTGTTGACAAATGTATAGGTTCCCGAATACATATCATCATGAAAAACGACAAAGAAATGGTTGGAACTCTGCAGGGATTCgatgattttgtaaatatgttacTAGATGACGTGACTGAGTATGAATCAACACCAGAAGGGAGAAAAATCACCAAATTAGATCAAATCTTATTGAATGGAAATAATATTGCTATGTTGGTGCCTGGAGGCGAAATGCCGGGAGAAAATTACGATGGACAGTAA
- the Hrs gene encoding hepatocyte growth factor-regulated tyrosine kinase substrate isoform X2: protein MKTLSSRRDTSRLVIRQSMTHSHTTSLAKYKRLCYCRLRKNRELEILTMDTVNILKAEGFKFPTLKESDAMFSADTAPEWADGEVCHRCRTAFTLMVRRHHCRACGQVFCQQCSSKTSTLPKFGIEKEVRVCDACYDKVSRPPSSSAKLEIIDTSSDYGPTQPQKRPPGSKTEEELREEEELQLALALSQSEAEHKEKERKSRSHIAPEPAHHPTLSPSPSSVSASPDHSVQASSELSRYLDRNYWEQRLSRDSAAPAAPTAPAPSSIASQDNDSDYTKPNSKTVEEDAEDKEIDEFVETLKSQIEIFVNRMKSNSSRGRSIANDTSVQTLFMNITAMHSRLLRYIQQQDDKRVYLESLQDKVTQVRDSRAALDTLRAEHAARLAAQAEAVDRQRQMQMAAKLQAMRKKKHEYLQYQRQLALQRVQEQEREMQMRQEQQKHQYMMSANTGYYMPGVTMPQYQPNYPNPMYANPQFHQMMPQSTTDGSITLPGQPQMSQANMPINVNQLGQMSQSIPQMTNTFAMTTSGMAISQAPGVQTMNQGNIRPNQSIPLQQQMLMQQMHQMRMPVQTGVHQIMSQNMPNGLAGQNLAQQNGQTNLLKQNQSMVPSIPGQHNLNQQMMNPSNPLLMQMQNLRMSMMQGNQSNPSQQMQGYPGMQQPSQLMPGQIPAQAQSMTLPTHIPSTNQNVPQGQVPVSHNQQMPQQQAQMAQQMAMPGQSMQPPGQMIPGQQPPGQMMPNQQMVQSQNIQQNQMGQMPQPPNQIPGQQGQVPHQMQAVPPQAAQVHAQISQGHNLPQGQQMPQGPPMPQGQPMPQNQQMAQGQPMPQGQPIPQGQQIPQGQPMPQGQIPPGQQLAQGNMVQGQQPQGLSGAPKLQPSQGFINGVPGAQPSPSQQQQPQTPVKSEHNNNTAELISFD, encoded by the exons ATGAAAACGCTATCGTCACGTCGCGATACGTCACGTCTAGTTATCAGGCAATCTATGACTCACTCACACACAACAAGCTTAGCAAAATACAAGCGCCTTTGTTATTGTCGTTTGAGAAAAAACAGAGAATTGGAAATTCTAACAATG GATACAGTGAATATATTGAAGGCGGAAGGTTTCAAGTTTCCAACCTTGAAGGAGTCTGATGCAATGTTCTCAGCAGACACTGCACCAGAATGGGCCGACGGGGAAGTGTGTCACAG ATGTCGCACTGCATTCACGTTGATGGTGCGCCGGCACCACTGTCGCGCCTGCGGTCAAGTTTTCTGTCAGCAGTGTAGCTCCAAAACATCCACCCTGCCCAAGTTTGGAATTGAGAAGGAG GTTAGAGTTTGTGATGCCTGTTATGACAAAGTGAGTCGTCCACCTTCCTCCTCAGCCAAATTGGAGATCATTGACACCTCTAGTGACTATGGACCTACCCAACCTCAg AAGCGTCCCCCTGGAAGTAAAACTGAAGAGGAACTTAGAGAGGAAGAGGAATTGCAGCTAGCCCTCGCTCTCAGCCAATCAGAGGCTGAACACAAAGAGAAAGAACGGAAATCTCGCTCGCACATTGCGCCGGAACCCGCTCATCATCCTACCT tATCGCCATCGCCGTCGTCAGTGAGCGCGTCCCCGGACCACAGCGTGCAGGCGTCGTCGGAGCTGTCGCGGTACCTCGACAGAAACTACTGGGAACAGCGGCTGTCGCGCGACTCCGCCGCCCCCGCCGCCCCCACCGCCCCCGCACCATCCTCCATCGCCTCGCAGGACAATGAT TCTGACTACACAAAACCTAACAGCAAAACCGTCGAGGAAGATGCAGAGGACAAAGAAATAGATGAGTTTGTGGAGACTCTCAAATCGCAGATTGAAATATTTGTCAATAGGATGAAAAGCAATTCATCTCG TGGACGTTCTATCGCCAATGATACCTCAGTGCAGACATTGTTTATGAATATAACCGCGATGCACTCACGACTACTGCGGTACATACAACAGCAGGACGATAAGAGAGTCTACTTGGAGAGTTTACAG GACAAAGTGACGCAGGTCCGCGACAGCCGCGCGGCGCTGGACACGCTGCGTGCCGAGCACGCTGCCAGGCTCGCGGCGCAGGCCGAGGCGGTGGATCGCCAGCGACAGATGCAGATGGCCGCCAAGCTGCAGGCCATGAGGAAGAAGAAGCACGAGTATCTGCAGTACCAGAGGCAGCTTGCCTTGCAGCGCGTGCAG GAGCAAGAAAGAGAAATGCAGATGAGACAAGAACAACAAAAACACCAATATATGATGTCTGCAAATACCGGATACTACATGCCCGGAGTCACCATGCCGCAATACCAACCCAACTATCCCAACCCCATGTACGCCAACCCACAGTTCCACCAAATGATGCCGCAGTCCACCACTGATGGATCCATTACTCTGCCTGGGCAACCGCAGATGTCCCAAGCCAATATGCCAATTAATGTTAACCAGCTGGGCCAGATGTCTCAGTCGATACCACAAATGACCAACACATTTGCCATGACAACATCCGGAATGGCCATCAGCCAAGCTCCAGGAGTCCAAACCATGAACCAGGGCAACATCCGGCCAAACCAATCGATACCATTGCAACAACAAATGCTCATGCAACAAATGCATCAGATGAGGATGCCCGTCCAAACGGGAGTGCACCAAATTATGTCGCAGAACATGCCCAACGGTCTCGCTGGGCAGAACTTGGCTCAACAGAATGGGCAAACCAACTTGCTGAAACAGAACCAGTCTATGGTGCCGTCCATTCCTGGCCAGCATAATTTGAACCAACAGATGATGAATCCTAGCAATCCCTTGCTGATGCAAATGCAGAACTTGAGGATGTCGATGATGCAAGGGAACCAATCCAATCCTAGTCAGCAAATGCAGGGTTATCCCGGGATGCAGCAACCTTCTCAGTTGATGCCGGGACAAATTCCAGCGCAAGCTCAGAGCATGACTCTACCGACTCACATTCCCTCTACGAATCAAAATGTGCCTCAAGGACAAGTGCCTGTGAGCCATAACCAGCAAATGCCTCAGCAGCAAGCCCAAATGGCCCAACAAATGGCCATGCCGGGACAGAGCATGCAACCGCCGGGGCAAATGATACCGGGGCAACAGCCGCCGGGGCAGATGATGCCGAACCAGCAAATGGTACAGAGCCAGAATATTCAACAAAACCAAATGGGGCAAATGCCCCAACCGCCAAACCAAATACCCGGCCAACAGGGGCAGGTGCCCCATCAGATGCAAGCGGTGCCCCCGCAAGCCGCGCAGGTGCACGCCCAAATATCTCAGGGACACAACCTGCCTCAAGGGCAACAAATGCCGCAAGGCCCACCTATGCCGCAAGGACAACCAATGCCGCAAAACCAGCAAATGGCGCAGGGCCAGCCAATGCCACAAGGACAACCGATACCGCAAGGTCAACAAATACCGCAGGGACAACCGATGCCACAAGGTCAAATACCACCGGGGCAGCAACTGGCCCAAGGTAACATGGTTCAAGGTCAACAGCCTCAAGGTCTATCGGGAGCCCCAAAGCTGCAACCTTCGCAAGGCTTCATCAATGGCGTCCCAGGAGCACAGCCATCGCCCAGCCAGCAACAACAACCACAGACTCCCGTTAAATCTGAACACAATAACAACACGGCAGAATTGATAAGTTTCGATTGA
- the LOC128673490 gene encoding targeting protein for Xklp2-like, whose product MSRNFVTNFRGEMYYTPNGKLHVKDEPATPIEEDFGIEEDFGDHNTFDRSFDDGLGTMRKSLSMNDIAKLRGDMVKLELEDKEDIYQRYRRPTGAPLELSKTKFVSMAEAIYHFQRDTPGRFHTKKPERFRPQGCTAPTGLTRPQSPMLRCKTRARPHQYIPSQQEREEQELEEIRKFKIKAHPIPKSVIEGTHLPEVPRKPVTVPEPFKLTEQPKRMVQSPDNVHKFKARPAPKHILEKPDIPIKPPVQTTKPVSPKFHYKRGKSSEQLKVEHKERFSSKSAEKLPQKPQRHGPVRPEPFSFEKRDEALKKRREERIKHQIEEEKKQASQFKAQPLPGAVKKRMVNLFNKGGASSTSSENKENNFKFEARPAKVLFKEPFKPILSQQKPVLPAPFSLTTEKRAAKREKFERQLKEKEEEQERLRQQREKELQEAEEKAKMELRTKLVHHAKPVPSVTPFVPEKSVAPLTVPETPKFVRRLRQN is encoded by the coding sequence atGTCTCGTAATTTTGTGACGAACTTTCGTGGTGAAATGTACTATACACCAAACGGTAAATTACACGTAAAAGATGAACCTGCGACACCGATTGAGGAAGATTTTGGTATTGAAGAAGATTTTGGTGATCACAATACGTTTGATCGTTCGTTTGATGATGGGTTAGGTACTATGAGGAAGTCTTTATCCATGAACGATATTGCTAAACTCAGGGGAGATATGGTAAAGCTGGAATTGGAGGATAAAGAAGACATTTACCAAAGATATCGCCGTCCTACTGGTGCGCCACTAGAGCtgtcaaaaacaaagtttGTATCAATGGCTGAAGCTATTTACCATTTCCAAAGAGATACACCAGGTCgttttcacacaaaaaaacCAGAAAGGTTTAGACCTCAGGGTTGTACTGCCCCAACCGGCCTTACTAGACCTCAATCGCCAATGCTTCGCTGCAAAACTAGAGCAAGACCTCATCAATACATTCCTTCGCAACAAGAACGAGAGGAACAGGAACTTGAAGAGATcagaaaattcaaaataaaagcaCACCCTATTCCCAAATCAGTCATTGAAGGTACACATCTACCTGAAGTGCCTAGAAAGCCGGTAACAGTACCAGAACCATTTAAACTAACTGAACAACCCAAAAGAATGGTGCAATCACCAgataatgtacataaattCAAAGCGAGACCTGCTCCAAAACACATTTTGGAAAAACCTGATATCCCCATCAAACCTCCAGTGCAAACAACAAAACCAGTCAGTCCAAAGTTCCATTATAAACGTGGAAAATCATCTGAACAACTCAAGGTTGAACATAAAGAACGTTTCTCTTCTAAATCTGCTGAAAAACTCCCACAGAAACCACAAAGACATGGGCCTGTACGACCTGAAccattttcatttgaaaaacGTGATGAAGCACTAAAGAAACGCAGAGAAGAGAGGATCAAACACCAGATTGAGGAAGAAAAGAAACAAGCTTCTCAATTTAAAGCTCAGCCGTTGCCCGGAGCTGTAAAGAAGAGAATGGTAAATCTGTTCAACAAAGGTGGAGCATCTTCCACCTCTTcagaaaacaaagaaaataattttaagtttgaaGCTAGGCCAGCTAAAGTACTATTCAAGGAGCCTTTTAAACCAATCCTGTCACAACAAAAGCCTGTGCTTCCGGCACCATTTTCACTGACAACTGAGAAGAGAGCTGCCAAACGTGAAAAGTTTGAGCGCCAGTTGAAAGAAAAGGAGGAAGAGCAAGAAAGACTGAGGCAACAGAGAGAGAAGGAACTACAAGAAGCAGAGGAAAAGGCCAAAATGGAGTTGCGTACAAAACTTGTACATCATGCAAAACCTGTGCCTTCTGTAACACCCTTTGTTCCTGAGAAGTCTGTTGCTCCATTAACAGTTCCTGAAACTCCTAAGTTTGTTAGGAGATTAAgacaaaattag
- the Hrs gene encoding hepatocyte growth factor-regulated tyrosine kinase substrate isoform X1, translating into MFRTNNFDKLLDKATSSLRLDPDWPTILQICDLIRQNDCSPKYAVAAVKKKLYSQNPHQAMFAILTLESIVKNCGSGIHDEVASKAFCETLRDLVKSTSHENLKTKILELIQAWAFAFRNSPKYRAVQDTVNILKAEGFKFPTLKESDAMFSADTAPEWADGEVCHRCRTAFTLMVRRHHCRACGQVFCQQCSSKTSTLPKFGIEKEVRVCDACYDKVSRPPSSSAKLEIIDTSSDYGPTQPQKRPPGSKTEEELREEEELQLALALSQSEAEHKEKERKSRSHIAPEPAHHPTLSPSPSSVSASPDHSVQASSELSRYLDRNYWEQRLSRDSAAPAAPTAPAPSSIASQDNDSDYTKPNSKTVEEDAEDKEIDEFVETLKSQIEIFVNRMKSNSSRGRSIANDTSVQTLFMNITAMHSRLLRYIQQQDDKRVYLESLQDKVTQVRDSRAALDTLRAEHAARLAAQAEAVDRQRQMQMAAKLQAMRKKKHEYLQYQRQLALQRVQEQEREMQMRQEQQKHQYMMSANTGYYMPGVTMPQYQPNYPNPMYANPQFHQMMPQSTTDGSITLPGQPQMSQANMPINVNQLGQMSQSIPQMTNTFAMTTSGMAISQAPGVQTMNQGNIRPNQSIPLQQQMLMQQMHQMRMPVQTGVHQIMSQNMPNGLAGQNLAQQNGQTNLLKQNQSMVPSIPGQHNLNQQMMNPSNPLLMQMQNLRMSMMQGNQSNPSQQMQGYPGMQQPSQLMPGQIPAQAQSMTLPTHIPSTNQNVPQGQVPVSHNQQMPQQQAQMAQQMAMPGQSMQPPGQMIPGQQPPGQMMPNQQMVQSQNIQQNQMGQMPQPPNQIPGQQGQVPHQMQAVPPQAAQVHAQISQGHNLPQGQQMPQGPPMPQGQPMPQNQQMAQGQPMPQGQPIPQGQQIPQGQPMPQGQIPPGQQLAQGNMVQGQQPQGLSGAPKLQPSQGFINGVPGAQPSPSQQQQPQTPVKSEHNNNTAELISFD; encoded by the exons atgtttcgtaccaataattttgataaattgctTG ATAAAGCCACCAGTAGTCTACGTTTGGACCCCGATTGGCCAACGATCTTACAAATTTGCGATCTGATTAGGCAAAATGATTGCTC ACCAAAGTATGCTGTTGCTGCGGTCAAAAAGAAGCTATACTCTCAAAATCCTCATCAGGCCATGTTTGCTATACTCACCTTGGAAAGCATTGTCAAAAATTGTG gcTCTGGTATTCATGACGAAGTAGCTTCAAAGGCATTCTGTGAAACCCTACGTGATCTAGTGAAGTCAACATCACACGAAAATCTCAAGACCAAGATCCTTGAGCTCATACAGGCTTGGGCATTTGCTTTCCGCAACTCCCCAAAGTACAGGGCTGTGCag GATACAGTGAATATATTGAAGGCGGAAGGTTTCAAGTTTCCAACCTTGAAGGAGTCTGATGCAATGTTCTCAGCAGACACTGCACCAGAATGGGCCGACGGGGAAGTGTGTCACAG ATGTCGCACTGCATTCACGTTGATGGTGCGCCGGCACCACTGTCGCGCCTGCGGTCAAGTTTTCTGTCAGCAGTGTAGCTCCAAAACATCCACCCTGCCCAAGTTTGGAATTGAGAAGGAG GTTAGAGTTTGTGATGCCTGTTATGACAAAGTGAGTCGTCCACCTTCCTCCTCAGCCAAATTGGAGATCATTGACACCTCTAGTGACTATGGACCTACCCAACCTCAg AAGCGTCCCCCTGGAAGTAAAACTGAAGAGGAACTTAGAGAGGAAGAGGAATTGCAGCTAGCCCTCGCTCTCAGCCAATCAGAGGCTGAACACAAAGAGAAAGAACGGAAATCTCGCTCGCACATTGCGCCGGAACCCGCTCATCATCCTACCT tATCGCCATCGCCGTCGTCAGTGAGCGCGTCCCCGGACCACAGCGTGCAGGCGTCGTCGGAGCTGTCGCGGTACCTCGACAGAAACTACTGGGAACAGCGGCTGTCGCGCGACTCCGCCGCCCCCGCCGCCCCCACCGCCCCCGCACCATCCTCCATCGCCTCGCAGGACAATGAT TCTGACTACACAAAACCTAACAGCAAAACCGTCGAGGAAGATGCAGAGGACAAAGAAATAGATGAGTTTGTGGAGACTCTCAAATCGCAGATTGAAATATTTGTCAATAGGATGAAAAGCAATTCATCTCG TGGACGTTCTATCGCCAATGATACCTCAGTGCAGACATTGTTTATGAATATAACCGCGATGCACTCACGACTACTGCGGTACATACAACAGCAGGACGATAAGAGAGTCTACTTGGAGAGTTTACAG GACAAAGTGACGCAGGTCCGCGACAGCCGCGCGGCGCTGGACACGCTGCGTGCCGAGCACGCTGCCAGGCTCGCGGCGCAGGCCGAGGCGGTGGATCGCCAGCGACAGATGCAGATGGCCGCCAAGCTGCAGGCCATGAGGAAGAAGAAGCACGAGTATCTGCAGTACCAGAGGCAGCTTGCCTTGCAGCGCGTGCAG GAGCAAGAAAGAGAAATGCAGATGAGACAAGAACAACAAAAACACCAATATATGATGTCTGCAAATACCGGATACTACATGCCCGGAGTCACCATGCCGCAATACCAACCCAACTATCCCAACCCCATGTACGCCAACCCACAGTTCCACCAAATGATGCCGCAGTCCACCACTGATGGATCCATTACTCTGCCTGGGCAACCGCAGATGTCCCAAGCCAATATGCCAATTAATGTTAACCAGCTGGGCCAGATGTCTCAGTCGATACCACAAATGACCAACACATTTGCCATGACAACATCCGGAATGGCCATCAGCCAAGCTCCAGGAGTCCAAACCATGAACCAGGGCAACATCCGGCCAAACCAATCGATACCATTGCAACAACAAATGCTCATGCAACAAATGCATCAGATGAGGATGCCCGTCCAAACGGGAGTGCACCAAATTATGTCGCAGAACATGCCCAACGGTCTCGCTGGGCAGAACTTGGCTCAACAGAATGGGCAAACCAACTTGCTGAAACAGAACCAGTCTATGGTGCCGTCCATTCCTGGCCAGCATAATTTGAACCAACAGATGATGAATCCTAGCAATCCCTTGCTGATGCAAATGCAGAACTTGAGGATGTCGATGATGCAAGGGAACCAATCCAATCCTAGTCAGCAAATGCAGGGTTATCCCGGGATGCAGCAACCTTCTCAGTTGATGCCGGGACAAATTCCAGCGCAAGCTCAGAGCATGACTCTACCGACTCACATTCCCTCTACGAATCAAAATGTGCCTCAAGGACAAGTGCCTGTGAGCCATAACCAGCAAATGCCTCAGCAGCAAGCCCAAATGGCCCAACAAATGGCCATGCCGGGACAGAGCATGCAACCGCCGGGGCAAATGATACCGGGGCAACAGCCGCCGGGGCAGATGATGCCGAACCAGCAAATGGTACAGAGCCAGAATATTCAACAAAACCAAATGGGGCAAATGCCCCAACCGCCAAACCAAATACCCGGCCAACAGGGGCAGGTGCCCCATCAGATGCAAGCGGTGCCCCCGCAAGCCGCGCAGGTGCACGCCCAAATATCTCAGGGACACAACCTGCCTCAAGGGCAACAAATGCCGCAAGGCCCACCTATGCCGCAAGGACAACCAATGCCGCAAAACCAGCAAATGGCGCAGGGCCAGCCAATGCCACAAGGACAACCGATACCGCAAGGTCAACAAATACCGCAGGGACAACCGATGCCACAAGGTCAAATACCACCGGGGCAGCAACTGGCCCAAGGTAACATGGTTCAAGGTCAACAGCCTCAAGGTCTATCGGGAGCCCCAAAGCTGCAACCTTCGCAAGGCTTCATCAATGGCGTCCCAGGAGCACAGCCATCGCCCAGCCAGCAACAACAACCACAGACTCCCGTTAAATCTGAACACAATAACAACACGGCAGAATTGATAAGTTTCGATTGA
- the LOC128673951 gene encoding G protein-activated inward rectifier potassium channel 2-like — MENSVAHGKQTLNNSAVINNEKRKNVNVQAKQLCPRYGKTCKTKQRVVKKCGQFNLEKCKTSTFHVFPDIVTTFVEARWRWTLLYCLFTYMSVWLFFTGIYWSILYLHGDMDQENLPNKLNNTSWEPCIRKIYGITSIFLFSIEVHTTVGYGNRALTMECPEAMFTMCIESILGTMVQSFIVGILFAKLTRPKNRVNTIIFSKNAIINHRDRNLCLLFRVGNTRKSRIIACNIRAYLIRCVTAGDDTPSNEQMVLKLNVDASKDFSFMFPITALHKIDKTSPFYTFSARDILKYELEILVVFEGIIESTGQPVQAKSSYIASEVMWGHRFVPVVEYSKNKGYMIDYSKFDETVRVNTPLCGANKIKNFFKQFQRIKP; from the exons ATGGAAAATTCAGTAGCACACGGAAAACAAACGCTAAATAACAGTGCAGTGATAAACAATGAAAAGCGTAAAAACGTTAATGTACAAGCGAAGCAATT atgCCCAAGATATGGGAAAACATGCAAAACTAAGCAAAGAGTGGTCAAGAAATGTGGTCAGTTCAATTTGGAGAAATGTAAAACTTCGACGTTTCATGTGTTTCCAGACATCGTCACTACCTTCGTGGAAGCCAGGTGGCGGTGGACCCTGCTCTACTGCCTCTTCACCTACATGTCAGTGTGGCTTTTCTTCACTGGAATTTATTGGTCGATTTTGTACCTGCACGGCGATATGGACCAGGAAAATttacctaataaattaaataacacatCGTGGGAACCCTGCATCCGAAAAATTTATGGGATCACGTCAATTTTCCTATTCAGTATTGAAGTCCACACAACTGTCGGCTACGGAAACCGCGCTCTCACGATGGAATGTCCAGAAGCTATGTTCACTATGTGCATTGAAAGCATTCTCGGAACTATGGTACAGTCTTTCATTGTTGGCATTCTATTTGCCAAGTTGACGAGACCCAAAAATCGAGTGAATaccattatattttcaaaaaacgcCATAATCAACCATAGAGACAGAAACTTGTGTTTGTTATTTCGGGTGGGTAATACTAGGAAATCCAGGATCATAGCTTGTAATATTCGCGCTTATCTAATAAGGTGTGTCACTGCCGGAGATGACACGCCTAGTAATGAGCAAATGGTGCTGAAGTTGAACGTCGACGCCAGTAAGGATTTCTCATTTATGTTCCCGATTACTGCTCttcataaaatagataaaaccaGTCCGTTTTACACATTCTCTGCTCGtgacattttgaaatatgaaCTAGAAATCCTTGTTGTCTTCGAAGGCATTATAGAGTCAACTGGTCAGCCGGTGCAGGCGAAGTCCAGCTACATCGCGAGTGAAGTCATGTGGGGTCATCGCTTTGTTCCAGTGGTTGAGTATAGCAAGAATAAGGGTTACATGATAGATTACTCAAAGTTTGACGAAACTGTACGAGTAAACACGCCACTATGCGgtgcaaataaaatcaaaaactttttcaaaCAGTTTCAAAGGATAAAACCTTGA